In one window of Henckelia pumila isolate YLH828 chromosome 1, ASM3356847v2, whole genome shotgun sequence DNA:
- the LOC140874355 gene encoding secreted RxLR effector protein 161-like — protein MSMMGELTFFLGLQVKQMEKGIFINQAKYTKELLKKFGMENCSAASTPMSASIKLDKDEAGTSVDQTLFRGLIGSLLYLTASKSDIMFSVGLCSRFQSGPKQSHYIAAKRILKYLKGTQNVGLWYPKDSSFNLIGYSDADYVGCRIDRKSTSGTCQFLGDRLISWFSKKQTSIATSTAESEYLAAGSCCAQLLWIQQQLGNFGVNSSEAPIFCDNTSAIAITYNPVLHSRTKHIDIRHHFI, from the coding sequence atgagcatgatgggagaaCTAACATTCTTTCTGGGATTGCAAGTCAAACAGATGGAAAAAGGGATATTCATTAACCAGGCCAAATATACAAAAGaacttctaaagaagtttggaatggagaattgCTCTGCAGCTAGTACTCCAATGAGTGCTTCAATCAAATTGGATAAAGATGAAGCTGGAACCTCAGTAGATCAAACTTTATTCAGAGGGCTTATAGGTTCCTTACTCTATCTGACAGCAAGCAAATCGGACATTATGTTCTCAGTTGGTCTGTGTTCAAGATTTCAATCTGGTCCGAAGCAATCTCACTATATTGCTGCAAAGAGAATCCTAAAATACCTTAAGGGAACTCAGAATGTTGGTTTATGGTATCCAAAAGATTCTAGCTTTAATCTAATTGGTTACTCAGATGCAGATTACGTAGGTTGCAGAATTGATCGTAAAAGCACAAGTGGGACTTGTCAATTTCTTGGTGATAGACTTATTTCTTGGTTTAGTAAGAAACAAACTTCCATTGCTACTTCTACAGCAGAATCAGAATATTTAGCAGCTGGAAGTTGTTGTGCACAATTGCTCTGGATCCAACAGCAACTCGGAAATTTTGGTGTTAATTCATCTGAAGCACCAATCTTTTGTGATAATACAAGTGCAATTGCTATAACATACAATCCAGTTCTACATTCCAGAACAAagcatattgacattcgtcaccATTTCATCTGA